From the genome of Streptomyces sp. NBC_01260, one region includes:
- a CDS encoding non-ribosomal peptide synthetase — translation MNARIADVLPLSPLQEGLLFHTARETAGPDPYLVQARFLTGPETAEETVRASVTALLDRHPNLRSCFRHERLDRPVQVVPNAVAVPWADVDLTGLTPDEVRVRTEEALREDAALRFDLARPPLVRATFLRNDTGGELIVSFHHILLDGWSMPVVERDLAALVAGRPLPPAAPYRDYLVWLGGQDRNKAEAAWCEALEGLERPALLAPTGPDTAPDRSQVWLTTGLTGMLVRRAAAAGVTLNTLVQVSWALVLARLTGSRDLVFGAVVSGRPHDLPGVESMVGLFINTLPVRVRLQDGERVDELLRRVQDEQSRLLAHHHARAAEVQRAAGVGELFDSIIAFENFPRTEGSEDAPGAVRLAKVTDATHYPVTIAAVAEDRLLLSVSCRRGISATAVSGRLAHVLEQLARSPHTPVDDIDALPVAERHELLALADGPSRAPAAPATVTGRFAAQVARTPDAPALDADGETLSYARLDAASDRLAGRLVRAGVAPGQTVGLLLPRSASVVVAQLAVLKAGACWLPLDPAHPPERLARLLAAAAPTLVLTAGAGSTAIRLPAGTAVLDVTEESGPEPFHGVPAHPGAAACVIYTSGSTGEPKGVVVPQRAITELAADGRFAGGAHHRVLLHNPYTFDASTYEVWVPLLNGGTVVVAPAEAITPDLLKRVVPDRRVTALMLTPELLRTVAEIAPDALSGLREVWSGGDVLAPDTVRRLHEHCPGTVVVNGYGPTETTVFATAHTATEEPAGQPGGIPVGRPLDNTRAHVLDDRLRPVPAGATGELYIGGTGLAQGYLGRPVPTSERFVADPYGPPGSRMYRTGDLARRRSDGALEFAGRADDQVKVRGFRVEPAEVETVLADCPGVARAVAGARLDAAGGKLLAAWLVPARDAEDASGTPADEAQRWQRTLDRARAHAAERLPAHLVPSLWARIDEVPLTRHGKVDRAALPDPGRTGAPGHRTPRTPRERELCALFGTVLGIPAVGPDTDFFLAGGHSLTALRLKSKIETVLGVRIPLSALFDAPTPAALAARLDAPPSGKGPAPRTALRPGLSRPATATATATATATATADPQHNSLAPVLTLRAGGNLTPLICVHPGLGLGWSYVNLLPHLDPARPVHTLQSPALLTGVDRLPPTMGEMADLYLPRIRELQPRGPYLLLGRSFGGPLAHELAVRLRRAGEEVRMLAVVDAMPMPDEILGTPLDPAAVEDEMLRILLHSHAPGAPVPDGPLDRATVFSTTHEGAFDGLSEARLHTLVDIGAHHSALVRTWRPSDYGGGLTLFSATRDAWPTTAEKTGAWRRVTASLDVHELDCGHSDVLNPGPAAEIAAALESALRGD, via the coding sequence ATGAACGCGCGCATCGCGGACGTACTGCCGCTCTCCCCGCTCCAGGAGGGCCTGCTCTTCCACACCGCCCGGGAGACCGCGGGACCCGACCCCTATCTGGTGCAGGCCCGGTTCCTGACCGGCCCCGAAACCGCCGAGGAGACGGTACGGGCCTCGGTCACCGCGCTCCTGGACCGGCACCCCAATCTGCGGTCCTGCTTCCGGCACGAGCGCCTGGACCGGCCGGTCCAGGTCGTACCGAATGCGGTCGCGGTGCCGTGGGCCGACGTGGACCTGACGGGTCTCACCCCGGACGAGGTGCGGGTGCGGACCGAGGAGGCGCTGCGCGAGGACGCGGCGCTCCGCTTCGACCTGGCCCGCCCGCCGCTGGTGCGTGCCACGTTCCTGCGGAACGACACCGGCGGCGAACTGATCGTGTCGTTCCACCACATCCTCCTGGACGGCTGGTCGATGCCGGTCGTCGAACGGGATCTCGCGGCCCTGGTGGCAGGGCGGCCGCTGCCGCCCGCCGCGCCCTACCGGGACTATCTGGTGTGGCTGGGCGGTCAGGACCGGAACAAGGCCGAGGCCGCGTGGTGCGAGGCGCTGGAGGGACTGGAACGGCCCGCGCTGCTGGCGCCCACCGGGCCGGACACGGCACCCGACCGTTCCCAGGTGTGGCTGACCACCGGTCTCACCGGGATGCTGGTCCGGCGGGCCGCCGCGGCGGGCGTCACCCTGAACACCCTGGTGCAGGTCTCCTGGGCCCTGGTGCTGGCCAGGCTGACCGGCTCCCGCGACCTGGTCTTCGGCGCGGTCGTCTCGGGCCGCCCGCACGACCTGCCCGGCGTCGAGTCCATGGTGGGCCTGTTCATCAACACCCTGCCGGTACGAGTCCGGCTGCAGGACGGCGAGCGGGTGGACGAGCTGCTGCGCCGGGTCCAGGACGAGCAGTCCCGGCTGCTGGCCCACCACCACGCCCGCGCCGCCGAGGTGCAGCGTGCCGCCGGGGTCGGTGAACTCTTCGATTCCATCATCGCCTTCGAGAACTTCCCGCGAACCGAAGGGAGCGAGGACGCCCCCGGCGCCGTGCGGCTGGCGAAGGTGACGGACGCGACGCACTACCCGGTCACGATCGCGGCGGTCGCGGAGGACCGGCTGCTGCTCTCGGTGAGCTGTCGCCGGGGCATCTCGGCGACCGCGGTCTCCGGGCGCCTGGCCCACGTACTGGAGCAGTTGGCCCGTTCCCCGCACACACCCGTGGACGACATCGACGCGCTGCCCGTGGCGGAGCGGCACGAGCTGCTGGCCCTGGCCGACGGCCCCTCCCGGGCGCCCGCCGCGCCTGCCACCGTGACCGGGCGGTTCGCCGCCCAGGTGGCCCGGACCCCGGACGCGCCGGCCCTCGACGCGGACGGCGAGACCCTCAGCTACGCCCGGCTCGACGCCGCTTCGGACCGGCTGGCCGGCCGGCTCGTCCGGGCCGGCGTGGCGCCGGGGCAGACCGTGGGCCTCCTGCTCCCCCGCTCGGCGTCCGTGGTCGTCGCCCAGCTCGCCGTCCTCAAGGCGGGCGCCTGCTGGCTCCCCCTCGACCCGGCGCATCCGCCGGAGCGGCTGGCCCGGCTGCTGGCCGCGGCGGCTCCCACCCTCGTCCTCACGGCGGGGGCAGGTTCCACCGCGATCCGGCTGCCCGCCGGAACCGCGGTGCTGGACGTCACCGAGGAGTCCGGTCCCGAGCCCTTCCACGGGGTCCCCGCCCATCCCGGGGCCGCCGCCTGCGTGATCTACACCTCCGGCTCCACCGGAGAGCCCAAGGGGGTGGTGGTCCCGCAGCGGGCGATCACCGAACTCGCCGCCGACGGCCGCTTCGCGGGCGGTGCCCACCACCGGGTGCTGCTGCACAACCCGTACACGTTCGACGCGTCGACCTACGAGGTGTGGGTGCCGCTCCTGAACGGCGGGACCGTGGTCGTCGCCCCCGCCGAGGCGATCACTCCCGACCTGCTCAAGCGGGTGGTCCCCGACCGGCGGGTCACCGCCCTCATGCTCACACCCGAACTGCTGCGCACCGTCGCGGAGATCGCGCCCGACGCGCTGTCCGGACTCCGCGAGGTGTGGTCCGGCGGCGACGTCCTCGCGCCCGACACCGTGCGCCGTCTCCACGAGCACTGCCCGGGGACGGTGGTCGTCAACGGGTACGGGCCCACCGAGACGACGGTGTTCGCCACCGCGCACACCGCCACCGAGGAGCCGGCGGGTCAGCCGGGCGGCATCCCCGTCGGGCGGCCCCTGGACAACACCCGGGCCCATGTCCTGGACGACCGGCTGCGCCCCGTCCCGGCGGGCGCCACCGGTGAGCTGTACATCGGCGGCACCGGGCTCGCCCAGGGCTACCTCGGGCGGCCGGTGCCCACCTCGGAGCGGTTCGTCGCCGATCCGTACGGGCCGCCGGGCAGCCGTATGTACCGCACCGGTGACCTGGCCCGGCGGAGGTCCGACGGCGCCCTGGAGTTCGCGGGCCGGGCCGACGACCAGGTCAAGGTGCGTGGTTTCCGGGTGGAACCCGCCGAGGTAGAGACCGTGCTGGCGGACTGCCCCGGCGTGGCACGCGCCGTGGCCGGCGCCCGGCTCGACGCGGCGGGCGGCAAGCTGCTGGCCGCCTGGCTGGTGCCGGCCAGGGACGCGGAGGACGCTTCCGGCACCCCCGCGGACGAGGCGCAGCGGTGGCAGCGCACCCTCGACCGGGCACGGGCGCACGCCGCGGAGCGGTTGCCCGCGCACCTGGTGCCGTCCCTGTGGGCCCGTATCGACGAGGTGCCGCTCACCCGCCACGGGAAGGTCGACCGGGCCGCACTCCCCGACCCCGGGCGCACCGGGGCACCGGGGCACCGGACTCCGCGCACCCCGCGCGAGCGCGAGCTGTGCGCCCTGTTCGGCACGGTGCTCGGCATCCCCGCGGTCGGGCCCGACACCGACTTCTTCCTGGCGGGCGGCCATTCACTGACCGCGCTGCGCCTGAAGTCGAAGATCGAGACGGTGCTCGGCGTCCGGATCCCGCTCTCCGCGCTGTTCGACGCACCGACGCCGGCCGCTCTCGCCGCCCGGCTCGACGCACCGCCGTCCGGGAAGGGCCCGGCGCCGCGGACCGCGCTGCGCCCCGGCCTCAGCCGCCCCGCGACGGCGACGGCGACGGCGACGGCGACGGCGACGGCGACGGCCGATCCGCAGCACAACAGCCTGGCGCCCGTACTCACCCTGCGGGCCGGCGGAAACCTCACCCCCCTCATCTGCGTGCACCCGGGGCTCGGTCTCGGCTGGTCGTACGTGAACCTGCTGCCGCACCTCGATCCGGCCCGCCCCGTGCACACCCTCCAGAGCCCGGCGCTGCTCACCGGCGTGGACCGGCTCCCGCCGACCATGGGTGAGATGGCGGACCTGTATCTGCCGCGCATCCGTGAACTCCAGCCACGGGGACCGTATCTGCTCCTCGGCCGGTCCTTCGGCGGGCCCCTCGCCCACGAGCTGGCGGTGCGGCTGCGCCGGGCCGGCGAGGAGGTGCGGATGCTCGCCGTGGTGGACGCCATGCCGATGCCGGACGAGATCCTCGGCACCCCGCTGGACCCCGCCGCCGTCGAGGACGAGATGCTGCGCATCCTGCTCCACTCCCACGCCCCCGGTGCGCCGGTGCCGGACGGGCCGCTGGACCGGGCCACGGTGTTCTCCACCACCCACGAAGGGGCCTTCGACGGCCTGTCCGAGGCCCGTCTGCACACCCTGGTCGACATCGGGGCGCACCACAGCGCGCTCGTACGCACATGGCGGCCGTCCGACTACGGGGGCGGGCTCACCCTCTTCTCCGCGACGCGCGACGCCTGGCCGACCACGGCCGAGAAGACCGGGGCCTGGCGGCGCGTGACCGCCTCGCTCGATGTGCACGAACTGGACTGCGGTCACAGCGACGTACTCAATCCGGGCCCGGCGGCCGAGATCGCCGCGGCCCTCGAATCCGCCCTCCGAGGGGACTGA
- a CDS encoding non-ribosomal peptide synthetase: protein MTVDTVDLIDLYAGEGGGNEEYEFPASDAQSRLLVLDQLNPGSAQYNVPVAFAVHGPFDTFAFGRALDALVARHEALRTVFRTAEDGTPAQRVSAVGRVRPVIHRDVPVDRADALIRAEAARPFDTAAGPLLRCAVYAVDDGSHRVLLVAHHLVCDGWSLGLMLDGLSEGYRHETRGSAYRPAELPLQFPDYAAWQRERTADGAFEASVEHWVDRLRGAPTAMELPLDRPRPPVRTAAGGTERFLLGAEVRERLAEVAAAQGATPFMTVFAVYTAFLSRLSGGEDLVVGYPASGRERPELQEMVGMLTNTLALRVDVSGDPSLDELTRRVRASLLAARPHQDAPFEAVVDTLAPVRETSHDPVVQVALSYEDEAAPGLRLAGATTERLALTLDTAKFDFHLFVERWDDLLAAQFIYRSDLFEAATVRRWTDNFRTLLAGLLADPSAPLSTVELVGADERRRIIDGADRLAEAAPLDRLVPDLIADRAAERPDATALVCGGLRLSYAELLGRADALAARLRAAGVRPGFRVGLLLPRSADQGIAALAVLRAGGAYVPLDHAQPEARLRHMLESSGTGLLLTARETAEKGAGLEVPCIRVDRPAVTDPIVPAPATTAAAPAPGDLAYVLFTSGSTGVPKGVAVEHRALVNLTRAVRHSFPVNADDRVLQFVSFGFDVAVSDLFFPWVAGAELHIPREDERIGEALLERLRDSRITYVFLPPSAAMLLPDLTGQLPDLRTVAVGGEACPAELVGRLSAPGRRIVNAYGPSEVTVYATTGDLTPGEPVALGGTVPGARVYVLDELLRPVPAGVAGEIYVAGASLGRGYIGRPGLTAQRFVADPHGAPGTRMYRTGDLGRIDAHGLIHYLGRTDLQVKLRGVRIELGEIETLLAGAPGVALAAATVRGKGTAQRLVAYVVGRDGEAPPDAELRAHLAKRLPGSMVPEVFVRLDEMPISGNGKLDRARLPEPVTVRCRPDGSATVAGTATEQLVAGLWARVLNLELVAVTDHFFDLGGNSIRLLSVLSALRELGTYGELSLVDLFRHPTVTSLAAHLDRSAPGPATGAPGTSPTTETAAARGGDRHARRTAAAQRLSYRKGSTR from the coding sequence ATGACCGTCGACACCGTCGATCTCATCGACCTCTACGCCGGGGAGGGAGGCGGGAACGAGGAGTACGAGTTCCCCGCATCCGACGCCCAGAGCCGCCTGCTGGTCCTGGACCAGCTGAATCCGGGCTCCGCCCAGTACAACGTGCCGGTCGCCTTCGCCGTGCACGGGCCGTTCGACACCTTCGCGTTCGGCCGGGCGCTGGACGCGCTCGTCGCCCGCCACGAGGCGCTGCGGACGGTCTTCCGGACCGCCGAGGACGGCACCCCGGCGCAGCGTGTCTCGGCCGTCGGGCGGGTGCGGCCCGTGATCCACCGGGACGTGCCCGTGGACCGCGCGGACGCCCTGATCCGCGCCGAGGCCGCCCGCCCCTTCGACACCGCCGCGGGGCCGCTGCTGCGCTGCGCCGTGTACGCGGTGGACGACGGCAGCCACCGGGTGCTCCTGGTCGCCCATCACCTGGTCTGCGACGGCTGGTCGCTCGGACTGATGCTGGACGGGCTGTCCGAGGGATACCGGCACGAGACCCGGGGCTCGGCATACCGGCCGGCCGAACTCCCGCTCCAGTTCCCCGACTACGCGGCCTGGCAGCGGGAGCGCACCGCCGACGGCGCGTTCGAGGCGTCCGTGGAGCACTGGGTCGACCGGCTGCGCGGCGCGCCCACCGCCATGGAGCTGCCGCTGGACCGTCCGCGACCGCCGGTCCGCACCGCCGCGGGGGGCACCGAGCGCTTCCTGCTCGGCGCCGAGGTCAGGGAACGCCTGGCCGAAGTGGCCGCGGCCCAGGGCGCCACCCCGTTCATGACGGTGTTCGCGGTGTACACCGCGTTCCTCTCCCGTCTCTCGGGCGGCGAGGACCTGGTCGTCGGCTACCCGGCATCGGGGCGCGAGCGGCCCGAACTCCAGGAGATGGTCGGGATGCTGACCAACACCCTGGCGCTGCGCGTGGACGTGTCCGGCGACCCGTCGCTCGACGAGCTCACCCGCCGCGTCCGGGCCTCCCTGCTGGCGGCCCGGCCGCACCAGGACGCACCGTTCGAGGCGGTGGTCGACACCCTCGCCCCGGTCCGTGAGACCAGCCACGACCCGGTGGTGCAGGTGGCGCTCAGCTACGAGGACGAGGCCGCGCCCGGTCTGCGGCTGGCCGGGGCCACGACCGAGCGGCTCGCCCTGACGCTGGACACCGCCAAGTTCGACTTCCACCTGTTCGTGGAGCGGTGGGACGATCTGCTCGCCGCCCAGTTCATCTACCGCAGCGACCTGTTCGAGGCCGCTACGGTCCGCCGCTGGACGGACAACTTCCGCACCCTGCTGGCCGGGCTCCTCGCGGACCCGTCCGCGCCGCTGTCCACGGTGGAGCTGGTGGGGGCCGACGAGCGCCGCCGGATCATCGACGGCGCCGACCGGCTCGCCGAGGCCGCGCCGCTGGACCGTCTGGTGCCGGACCTCATCGCCGACCGGGCGGCCGAACGCCCCGACGCCACGGCCCTGGTCTGCGGCGGCCTCCGGCTGAGCTACGCCGAACTGCTCGGCCGGGCGGACGCGCTGGCCGCCCGGCTGCGCGCCGCCGGGGTCCGGCCCGGCTTCCGGGTCGGCCTGCTCCTGCCGCGCTCGGCCGACCAGGGCATCGCGGCCCTCGCCGTCCTGCGCGCGGGCGGCGCCTACGTACCGCTGGACCACGCGCAACCGGAGGCCAGGCTCCGCCACATGCTGGAGAGTTCGGGCACGGGTCTCCTGCTGACCGCCCGGGAGACCGCGGAGAAGGGGGCGGGCCTGGAGGTGCCGTGCATCCGGGTCGACCGCCCGGCCGTCACGGACCCCATCGTGCCGGCGCCCGCCACGACCGCAGCCGCACCGGCGCCCGGGGATCTCGCCTACGTCCTGTTCACCTCGGGCTCCACCGGGGTGCCCAAGGGCGTCGCCGTCGAGCACCGGGCGCTGGTCAACCTCACCCGGGCGGTCCGGCACTCCTTCCCCGTGAACGCCGACGACCGGGTGCTGCAATTCGTCTCGTTCGGCTTCGACGTGGCCGTCTCCGACCTGTTCTTCCCCTGGGTGGCCGGAGCCGAGCTGCACATCCCGCGGGAGGACGAGCGGATCGGCGAGGCGCTGCTGGAGCGGCTGCGGGACTCCCGCATCACGTACGTGTTCCTGCCGCCGTCCGCCGCGATGCTGCTGCCCGACCTGACCGGGCAGCTGCCCGACCTGCGGACCGTCGCGGTCGGCGGCGAGGCGTGCCCGGCCGAGCTGGTCGGACGGCTCAGCGCGCCCGGCCGGCGAATCGTGAACGCGTACGGGCCCAGCGAGGTGACCGTCTACGCGACCACCGGGGACCTCACCCCCGGTGAGCCGGTGGCGCTCGGCGGCACCGTGCCCGGGGCCCGTGTCTACGTCCTGGACGAGCTGCTCCGGCCGGTCCCCGCCGGGGTCGCCGGTGAGATCTACGTGGCCGGCGCCTCGCTGGGACGGGGTTACATCGGCCGGCCGGGCCTGACCGCGCAACGGTTCGTCGCCGACCCGCACGGCGCACCGGGCACCCGGATGTACCGCACCGGCGACCTCGGCCGGATCGACGCGCACGGCCTCATCCACTACCTCGGACGCACCGACCTCCAGGTCAAGCTGCGCGGCGTGCGCATCGAACTCGGCGAGATCGAGACCCTGCTGGCCGGTGCGCCGGGCGTCGCCCTGGCGGCGGCCACCGTGCGCGGCAAGGGCACCGCGCAGCGGCTCGTGGCGTACGTGGTGGGCCGGGACGGGGAAGCGCCCCCGGACGCGGAACTGCGCGCCCATCTCGCGAAGCGGCTGCCCGGGTCGATGGTGCCCGAGGTGTTCGTGCGCCTGGACGAGATGCCGATCAGCGGCAACGGCAAGCTCGACCGGGCCCGGCTCCCGGAACCCGTCACCGTGCGGTGCCGGCCGGACGGCTCGGCCACCGTCGCGGGCACCGCGACCGAGCAGTTGGTGGCCGGTCTGTGGGCCCGCGTCCTCAACCTCGAACTGGTCGCCGTCACCGACCACTTCTTCGATCTGGGCGGCAACTCGATCCGGCTGCTCAGCGTCCTGTCCGCCCTGCGCGAGCTGGGGACGTACGGCGAACTGAGCCTCGTCGACCTGTTCCGCCACCCCACCGTCACCTCCCTCGCCGCCCACCTCGACCGGTCGGCCCCCGGGCCCGCCACCGGGGCCCCCGGCACCTCCCCCACCACCGAAACGGCCGCCGCGCGCGGCGGTGACCGGCACGCACGGCGCACCGCCGCCGCCCAACGACTCAGCTACCGGAAAGGCTCCACACGATGA